A region of the Verrucomicrobiota bacterium genome:
ACCCTGGTTGCACCCTTTGATGGGATCATTACTTACCGTGCCGTGGATCCGGGTGATCTTGTTTATTCTGCCGGGTCATCCATGGGCAACAGTCAGACACTGATTCGGGTTGCCCAAGTCGACAAACTACGGGTCGTTACGCATGTTCCAGAGCGCGATGCGGTCTGGTTGGATGTTGGTGATGCGGTGGATTTGGAATTTGATGCCTTTCCTGGTAAGATTTTTTCAGGGAAAATTGCTCGTACCACAGGTGCGCTAAACGGTAGCACTCAGCGTATGCAAGCCGAGGTCGATTTGGATAATAGTAGTGGGCAGCTTATGTCCGGCCTTTATGGTCGAGCGAAGATCAGCTTGGAAAAACGAGCAGGTGCATTGGTATTACCCGCAGGAGCCGTTCGATTTGGGCAGGGTCCCTCTCACGTATATATTGTTTCGGGTTCCACGGTGAAGCATCAAGTAGTGAGTATTGGTCTCGATCACGGAGAATGGGTTGAAATCCTTTCCGGACTTTCCGGGAGCGAGCAGGTGGTCAATGGTATGTTGGGGCGTTTGAAAGATGGAGCCACCGTTACTGCCAATTAGCACGCAATCTTCACAATAAGCACCTAGCACTATGAGCTTAGTAAAATTTGCCCTTAAAAATCCATTTGGCATTCTGGCCGTTGTCTTGGGATTATCCTTTCTCGGTGTTGCGGTTTATCCGCAGATTACTGCTGATATTCTACCGGATTTCAAAAAACCGGTGATCATGAGTTACTTCTCCTATCGCGGCCTGCCGACCGTGGAGATGGAGAAGTCGGTAACTTCCCGTGTGGAACGTGCCTTGACCCTGGCCGGTAAACGCGAACGTATCGAGTCTCGCACCATGCCGGGCGCCGCATTGTTGAAGGTAACTTTTGAAGCGGGAGCTGATGCGTCCGCGGCGATGAACGATATCTTCAACTATGAGTTGAGCGATATTTTCCACTTGCCACCAGGTATTGAGTTTCCGTTCACCATGCGTAGCGAGCCTTCCAATATGCCAGTCATGCTGGGCGCTATCTCAGGTGAAGGGTTAAGCGAGTCTCAGCTGTATACCATCGGTTATTATGCTGTCAGAAATAAAATGGGTGGTCTGAAGGGCGTGCAGATTCCTCACCCTTTTGGTGGAAAATTCCGTCAAATCATGACCTACCTTGAGCCTTCCAAGCTCGAAGCACACAATCTGACTTTTACGGACGTGGTCGACGCCTTGGCTCGTCAGAATCTGGTCATGGCAGGTGGTAGTCTGAAGATTGGAGATTTTGAATATCAGGTTCACCCGGTAAATACCTTACAAACGACCAAAGATATCGACGACGTAGTCGTAGCCATGCGGGACGGGCAGCCAATATTTATCAGGGACCTCGGCGAAACCAAGGATGACGCCGAACTCCAATACAACATCGTCCGTGTCAACGGAAGTCGTTCCGTTTACGTGCCGCTTCTTCGGGAACCGGGTGAAAATACCATCCAGGTGGTCGATCGAATTCGTGAAGGTATTGCCAGTGAAATTCCCGCCATGAAGGCTCGGGGTGAAATTCCCGAAGTCACTCAGGTGGATCTGGTGAGTGACCAGTCTACCTATATCCGTTCTGCCATATCCAATTTGAAGTCTCAGGTTATCCTGGGAGCAATTCTGGTCGTGATCATCGTCGTCTTTTTTCTGCGCAAGCTGCGGGCATCTATTGCGATATTGCTCATGTTGCCTTTGTCGATTTTGATCGGCGTACTTGGATTCTTTTTTACTGGCGAAACAATCAACGTCATGACTCTCGGTGGACTCGCCTTAGCGGTTGGCACGGTTGTCGATGCGGGGATTGTGGTCGTGGAGAACATCATGCGCCATCGCGCAATGGGCAAAGATGCCATGACGGCTGCTGGTGATGGGACTCAGGAAGTTGCCGCTCCAGTGCTCGCGGGAACAATTACCACATTAGCTGTTTTTGTGCCGGCGATTTTCCTGTCGGGAATGATCAAGTTCCTATTCCTTCCCTTGTCTCTGGCGGCGGTTATTACCATTGCCGCATCTTACTTTATCGCCATGACGGTCGCGCCCACTTATTGCGCACGATTTCTGGGAAAGAATAAAAGTGAAGCCACAGGTCAATCGGATGATGCCGAATACAGCTCTCGTGGTTTCTACGCCGGCACCTTACACAAAGCCATGCGCGGAGGCTTTCTCACGGTTGCCGCGATTGTTGGTGCCACGGCCGGTTGTTTTCTTTTGATTCCGGCCCTTGGAAGTGAATTGTTTCCCGATGTGGATGCAGGCACGTTTGAAGTCCGCATCAAAACGATTCCGGGAACCCGTTTGGAAAAGACGGAGGAGTTGGTGGCGCAGATTGAGGATTCCATCAAAGAGACTATCGCTGAAGGAGAAGTACAGTCCATCATCTCCAATATCGGAATGCCGGTAGGGAAGGGTGCTGGATTTTCCACGATCCTCAGTTCCAACTCCGGACCCGACACAGCGTACATTATTGTCAATTTAGTTAACGAAAGTCGGTCTTCCAGCACCTTGGATTATGTCAAAGAGCTGCGGGCAAAATGGGCCAAAGAATTTCCTCAGGAAAAGTTCTTGTTTGTAACCGGTGGTATTGTAAATGCAGCCCTGAACGAAGGTGCACCAGCCCCAATCGATATCGAAATTAAAATGGGTTCACTCGATGCGGGTCGAGACGCTGCTGAAGCGATTGAAGCTGCGGTTCAGGGTATCCCTGGAGCCGTGGATATACAGATCGCTCAGATGCTCGATTATCCGCAGCTCGATATCGAAGTGGATCGGACGAAGGCGGCTTTTTACGGACTGACCCAGGAGGAGGTCGCAAAGAATGTTCTGACGGCCTATGGTTCCAGTGCCAGTATTCAATCGATGATTTGGGTCGATCCCAATTCGGGGACGGATTTCTTTATCGGGGTTCAGCTGGGCGATAACGAAGCGGATTCGTTGGATGAGTTGCGTAGCCTGCCTTTGCGTATTCAAACAGATGAAGGCCCGTCAACAATTCCACTTTCCAGTATCGCTACACTCAAACGCGTAAATATTCCTGGAGAAATTGCCCATGCCGATATTTCCAGAGTAAACAATGTCTACATCAATGTTGAAGACCGTGACCTTGGTTCTGTCGTGAAGGATGTTGAAAAACGGCTAAAGGATGTGGTGCTACCTCCGGGCGTAACCGTATCCTTACAGGGGCCGGTAATGATTATGCGTGAAGGCATTTCCAAATTAGGATTCGGACTCATTGTTGCTTGTTTGCTGGTTTTTCTTGTTCTGATGGCTCAGTTCAAATCTTTCGTGGATCCGTTGATCATTATGCTGGCGGTTCCCTTGGCTATGGCGGGCGCTATCCTGATGCTGTTTTTAACTGACACCAATCTGAATATTCAAAGCCTCATGGGTGCTCTCATGTTAATCGGTGTTGTTGTGAACAATAGTATCTTGTTGGTGGAGTTTGCGAACTTACAACTGCAACAAGGGAAAACTCCGTTTGAAGCCGCTTACATCGCCGCTCGAATTCGTCTGCGACCGATCATTATGACCTCGCTCACGTTGATCGCTTCACTGGCTCCATTTGCCTTTTCATTATTGCCCGGGAATGAGGCGATGGTTCCTCTGGCTCGGGCCGTTATCGGAGGTATGCTGGTCTCGGCGGTGTTAACGCTGGTGCTGATTCCCTGTGTCTTTGCTCTGATTAAAAAGACCCCTGCTTTGAACCTTCAATCGCAACCTGCACTTTAAATTAGCATGAGAACAAAAACACTTACTGCTTCTCTTTCCCTAATCGGTTTCATCGCTTCGAGTATATTGACATGTTCAATACAGGCGGAGGTCATGAAGATTGATCTGACGAGTGCACTTCGTCTGGCACACGAACAAAACACCGAGCTCGCTATCCAATTGGAGCGCGTAAAGCAGGCCGAGCTTGACCAAAATATGGCTTGGTATCAGTGGTTGCCCACGGTTCGGGCAGGCTTTAGTTCTTCGAATCAGGATGGTCTGTTGCAAAACACAAACGGCTCCGTTATTGATGTGGACCGGAAGGCAAGTTCTCGTGGATTTGGTTTGCCCACCACAGGTTCCGGCTTGGCTCCACAACCTGGCCTGGCCTTGGAGATTGATTTGGCAGAAGGAATCTTTCGCCCTTTAGCATCCAAGCAAAAACTTCAGGCAGCGCGAGCTGAAGAGGCGCAAGCTCGCTTGAATACAACGCTCAAGGTCTCCGCTGCTTACTATGATTTGGTTCAGGCAAACCGCATGCTGAGTATTGCCGAAGATTCAGCTAAAAATGCCAGCAACCTGGCCAAAGTAACAGATGACTTTGCTCAGGCTGGTGAAGGATTACAGGCTGATGCTGAGCGGGCGGCTGTTGAATCGCTCATTCAAATGAACAAAGTCGAAACCGCTCGGGTTGGAACTGTTTCTGCCTCTGTGCGTTTGGTTCAACTTCTTCGCTTGGGTGAAGATGTGGTTCTTGAACCGGTCGACAGCATGATTGTTCCCATTGACCTGTTTCCCGGCGAACCTCAGCTCGATTCTCTAATCAATAAGGCTTTGTCAAATCGACCGGAGTTGCAACGGTACTCAGCCTTGGTTGAGTTTGAAGAAGCCCAGCTCAACCAGAAATCCTGGGGTCTCCTGTTTCCAAAACTCGGTGCCTCCTATTCGGATACCAGCTACAAGGGACGCCAATCCGGGTCTCCTGCATCTAGGGAAAGCAGAAACGAATCGACAGTGGCTCTTTATTGGGAGTTGGAGAACTTCGGCTTTACCAGTTGGGCGAAACAACAATCACAGCAATCTCGTCTTCGCGAGGCTCAAGCCCGTCAGGTGCAGGCCGAATCAGACATCGTTGCCGATGTCAGCTTGGCATTAAGCGAATTCCGTGCAGCGAGTAAACAGGTGGAATTTCTTAAACTAGCTGTCGACCGCGCGCGAAAGTCTTATGAACTTAGCCAGGAAAGTATCTATGCGGGTCAAGGTCTTCCACTGGAAGCCTTGCAAGCGATGAAAGCTCTGGAAGAAGTGGAGTCTCTTTACCTTGCAACTTCTGCGAAGAGAAATCTCAGCCAGCTGTATCTTTTAGTGGCTACCGGGGATGAGATAGAGCTTTAGGTTTTTATCTATTTCAAGCTTCCGGCAAGTCGGAGTGATTCCACGTGGTAATCATAGAGGATGGGGGAAAGGATTTTAATAAACCGACTGCGTTCGTGTTTAAGCCCTTCCATTTCCCAATAGGTATGGTCTACCCCATTGTCCAGAAGCGCCTGGTGGAAATCCCTGATCGTTACGATGTGGCCGTCGTCTAAAGTTCCGCAAGCTATCAAAATCCGCATCTTCTTTATTTGCTCCAGATTCTTTTCAAGTAACAGGTATGCGTCATCATTGATGTAGGCCTGCTTGTTTGGCCCCAGGTAATAATTGGGATAGACGTTTGGAGAACTCGGATCGAAACCCTCAGAAATGCGTGGTACATTTCCGGCCTGACAAAAGAGTGAGCAAAACATCTCCGGGTATTTCATTGCCAGTCGGGTTGATCCACGACCACCCATGGAAAATCCTTCGATGCAGCGACCTTCGCGTGTTGCGATCGTCCGGTACGTTTTATCGATGTGCGGAATCAGCTCCTCGATGAACATTGTTTCAATCGGAAGCTTTCCGTCGTAGGAGTTTTTGTAGAAAGTGGATTTCCCGCCGTTCGGAAATACCATGATCATTGGCGGCCAGCGTCCATCCAAAATCCCTTCATGCAACACCGTGGATTCCTGAGTCCGGTTCCATTCATTGCCGCCGTTCCCGTGAAGATTGTAAATGACCGGATAACGTTTGCTGTAGTTGGCAGCGTAATCAGGAGGCAGATAAATGCAGTAACCTACTTTCTGTCCGGCGGACTTGGACTGAAACGTTTTGTGCAGGTAGTAATCAGGTACTGGGAGATCTTTAGCAGCGGGTGTTTCATGTACCCAGTTAATAAACGATTGGTCGCGCTGACTCCAAACACCCGGAGTTAAACAACTGAAAAGTGTTAGGATTACGATTAATCGTTTGAAGCTTGGGGAGAATTTTTGGGGTAAAATCATTTTCTCATCGCATTCCTTTGAGATAAGCTTGGCGATCTTTTTCCGGGTATTTTTCTATGGCGTAACGCAACATGGTCCGCGGCATATTCTGATAATGCTTGTCCAGAAATTGAGTCTCAAGAGTCTGATCCTTTTTGCCCATTTCGCGGAGCATCCAGCCTACCGCCTTGTGTATCAGATCGTGCGTATCAGTTAAGTGAATTTCCGCCAGCTTTACCACATCCGCCAGATCGTTTTCTCGAATGAGAATCCAGGTCACTACCATCGAAATTCTTCGATCCCACAATAACGTTGATTTCGCTAATTGGTAGAGAGGCCCTCGGTTGCGATTCAATAAATATCCTCCCACAATATAGTGGGCCGAACAATCCACCAGGTCCCAATTGTTTACCAAATGGGTATGGCTAAGATAATGATCGTAAATGAGTTTGTGTTCCTCGTTTGTTCCTTTTTTGCAACGGTTGACCATCATGATGAGAGCCAACAGACGCTCTTCGTGAAACTCGGATTCCAGTAGCTCGAAAACTTCGATCAAGGGAGTGGTCGCAAATCGTTTCGCCATTTCTCTGACCACGGGCACACGGACGCCGAGACAGACATCTCCTTCCGCATATTCTCCCGGACCGGTTTTGAAAAAACGTTTCGAATGTTCTGCGATGACCGGATTCGCCAATGCTCGAATGTGTTTTTGGATGGTTTTTAAGTCACTCATGACATCGGTATGTATGAAGAAATGCTTCGTATCACAGTCTTATTATGACACCGAAGACTTCAAGTGTGTAGATAGCGGTGATATTTTCAGGAAGTTTGGCGAGTTGGGGCTCGGTGATCCTGGGAACGCCAAACCCCAGCTTGGCATTATTTACCATAGCTCAACTTTCGGCAGAAGATTTTCAATATTTCAGAATTGAGCTGTTATATTTGGCAGCTATCACGCTGCTTGACTGATACCCCTTTCTCCGCTCCATTAGGCCGCCATGTTTATAGATGAGGTAGTCGTAACCCTGGTTTCGGGTAAAGGTGGAGACGGTTGTATCAGTTTTCGGAGAGAAAAATACATTCCTTTTGGAGGTCCCAATGGCGGGGATGGAGGCGATGGCGGCCATGTAGTGCTTCTGGCTGATGAGAATGTAGGCGACTTAACTGCCTTCCGCTATACGCCCATTCACAAGGCAAAGCCAGGTGGACAAGGTCGAGGATCGGATCAAAATGGGAAAAGAGGGCCAAACAAAGTACTAAAGGTTCCATTGGGCACAGTCGTCATCGATAAGAACACAGGTATGCACATCAAAGAGCTTCTGGCCCACGAAGAAGAATTTATTATCTGCAAAGGCGGTTCAGGAGGGTGGGGCAATACACATTTCAAGAGTTCGGTTAATCAAACGCCTCGACGAGCCAACCCTGGTACGGATGGAGAACAAGGTGAATTCAAGTTGGTCTTGAAAATCATAGCTGATATCGGCTTGGTCGGATTTCCCAACGCGGGGAAATCTTCACTGACCAACCTGATTACCCGGGCGCATCCGACGGTTGCCGACTATCCTTTTACTACCCTGAATCCACACATTGGTATCATTGAGTACAAGGAAGAATATCGACGACTGGTTTTGGCTGACATTCCCGGACTCATTTCAGGCGCTAGCGAAAATCGAGGTCTTGGCCACCGTTTCTTGCGACATATTGAACGTTGCAAGCTCTTATGTCTCATTGTCGATATGGCTGGCATAGATGGTCGAGATCCGGCCGACGATTATGCAGAGCTTATGGTCGAATTGGAGAACTACGATCCCGCATTATTGGAAAAACCAAGACTGGTTGTGGCTAACAAGATGGACGAAGACGCGGCCAGCAAAAACTTGAAAGCCTTTTCAAAAAGGCACGCAGTTGCTGTTTCACCAATTTCTTGTTTGAGTGAGGAAGGTATTCCGGAATTGCTTCGAAAATTCCTGGATGAAGTAACCTTGATTCAAAAAGCCGAAGCTGAGCTCGAGGCGGAACAACTGACTGCTGAAGCAGCTGACTAGGCAGGGCTTGATCGCCGTTTCGAGACACCAACACGAGCCGTCTTGATCTCGGTAGTTTTGCTATAGCATGGAAATGGAATTAGCTACCCTACGATCTTTCCGTATTCGAAAACCGTTTTCCCAGCAACAATGGTCTGAATGGTTTTGCCCGTCAGCTCATCGCCCCACCATGGTGTGTTCTGCGACTTGCTGAAAATAGTTTCCTCATTTACTTTCCAGGTACCTTGAGGGTCGAGAATAACAACATCGGCAACTGCTCCAG
Encoded here:
- a CDS encoding TolC family protein: MRTKTLTASLSLIGFIASSILTCSIQAEVMKIDLTSALRLAHEQNTELAIQLERVKQAELDQNMAWYQWLPTVRAGFSSSNQDGLLQNTNGSVIDVDRKASSRGFGLPTTGSGLAPQPGLALEIDLAEGIFRPLASKQKLQAARAEEAQARLNTTLKVSAAYYDLVQANRMLSIAEDSAKNASNLAKVTDDFAQAGEGLQADAERAAVESLIQMNKVETARVGTVSASVRLVQLLRLGEDVVLEPVDSMIVPIDLFPGEPQLDSLINKALSNRPELQRYSALVEFEEAQLNQKSWGLLFPKLGASYSDTSYKGRQSGSPASRESRNESTVALYWELENFGFTSWAKQQSQQSRLREAQARQVQAESDIVADVSLALSEFRAASKQVEFLKLAVDRARKSYELSQESIYAGQGLPLEALQAMKALEEVESLYLATSAKRNLSQLYLLVATGDEIEL
- a CDS encoding efflux RND transporter periplasmic adaptor subunit; translated protein: MIVSLRTIVLVLSFILPVFMVSATNVKTIKPERRDLVRETTQPATAEAFYSAELGVKVTGYVESVPVDIGAKVKKGQALVIIAAPEMDEQFNALKAEEREYATGVQAAEANLTAVKSETSRIEDLVKKGSVTKKAGDEARNRLIAGEAEVAAAKARLGTATARLAEVQALISYSTLVAPFDGIITYRAVDPGDLVYSAGSSMGNSQTLIRVAQVDKLRVVTHVPERDAVWLDVGDAVDLEFDAFPGKIFSGKIARTTGALNGSTQRMQAEVDLDNSSGQLMSGLYGRAKISLEKRAGALVLPAGAVRFGQGPSHVYIVSGSTVKHQVVSIGLDHGEWVEILSGLSGSEQVVNGMLGRLKDGATVTAN
- a CDS encoding alpha/beta hydrolase-fold protein, whose translation is MILPQKFSPSFKRLIVILTLFSCLTPGVWSQRDQSFINWVHETPAAKDLPVPDYYLHKTFQSKSAGQKVGYCIYLPPDYAANYSKRYPVIYNLHGNGGNEWNRTQESTVLHEGILDGRWPPMIMVFPNGGKSTFYKNSYDGKLPIETMFIEELIPHIDKTYRTIATREGRCIEGFSMGGRGSTRLAMKYPEMFCSLFCQAGNVPRISEGFDPSSPNVYPNYYLGPNKQAYINDDAYLLLEKNLEQIKKMRILIACGTLDDGHIVTIRDFHQALLDNGVDHTYWEMEGLKHERSRFIKILSPILYDYHVESLRLAGSLK
- the obgE gene encoding GTPase ObgE, coding for MFIDEVVVTLVSGKGGDGCISFRREKYIPFGGPNGGDGGDGGHVVLLADENVGDLTAFRYTPIHKAKPGGQGRGSDQNGKRGPNKVLKVPLGTVVIDKNTGMHIKELLAHEEEFIICKGGSGGWGNTHFKSSVNQTPRRANPGTDGEQGEFKLVLKIIADIGLVGFPNAGKSSLTNLITRAHPTVADYPFTTLNPHIGIIEYKEEYRRLVLADIPGLISGASENRGLGHRFLRHIERCKLLCLIVDMAGIDGRDPADDYAELMVELENYDPALLEKPRLVVANKMDEDAASKNLKAFSKRHAVAVSPISCLSEEGIPELLRKFLDEVTLIQKAEAELEAEQLTAEAAD
- a CDS encoding efflux RND transporter permease subunit, yielding MSLVKFALKNPFGILAVVLGLSFLGVAVYPQITADILPDFKKPVIMSYFSYRGLPTVEMEKSVTSRVERALTLAGKRERIESRTMPGAALLKVTFEAGADASAAMNDIFNYELSDIFHLPPGIEFPFTMRSEPSNMPVMLGAISGEGLSESQLYTIGYYAVRNKMGGLKGVQIPHPFGGKFRQIMTYLEPSKLEAHNLTFTDVVDALARQNLVMAGGSLKIGDFEYQVHPVNTLQTTKDIDDVVVAMRDGQPIFIRDLGETKDDAELQYNIVRVNGSRSVYVPLLREPGENTIQVVDRIREGIASEIPAMKARGEIPEVTQVDLVSDQSTYIRSAISNLKSQVILGAILVVIIVVFFLRKLRASIAILLMLPLSILIGVLGFFFTGETINVMTLGGLALAVGTVVDAGIVVVENIMRHRAMGKDAMTAAGDGTQEVAAPVLAGTITTLAVFVPAIFLSGMIKFLFLPLSLAAVITIAASYFIAMTVAPTYCARFLGKNKSEATGQSDDAEYSSRGFYAGTLHKAMRGGFLTVAAIVGATAGCFLLIPALGSELFPDVDAGTFEVRIKTIPGTRLEKTEELVAQIEDSIKETIAEGEVQSIISNIGMPVGKGAGFSTILSSNSGPDTAYIIVNLVNESRSSSTLDYVKELRAKWAKEFPQEKFLFVTGGIVNAALNEGAPAPIDIEIKMGSLDAGRDAAEAIEAAVQGIPGAVDIQIAQMLDYPQLDIEVDRTKAAFYGLTQEEVAKNVLTAYGSSASIQSMIWVDPNSGTDFFIGVQLGDNEADSLDELRSLPLRIQTDEGPSTIPLSSIATLKRVNIPGEIAHADISRVNNVYINVEDRDLGSVVKDVEKRLKDVVLPPGVTVSLQGPVMIMREGISKLGFGLIVACLLVFLVLMAQFKSFVDPLIIMLAVPLAMAGAILMLFLTDTNLNIQSLMGALMLIGVVVNNSILLVEFANLQLQQGKTPFEAAYIAARIRLRPIIMTSLTLIASLAPFAFSLLPGNEAMVPLARAVIGGMLVSAVLTLVLIPCVFALIKKTPALNLQSQPAL
- a CDS encoding DNA alkylation repair protein → MSDLKTIQKHIRALANPVIAEHSKRFFKTGPGEYAEGDVCLGVRVPVVREMAKRFATTPLIEVFELLESEFHEERLLALIMMVNRCKKGTNEEHKLIYDHYLSHTHLVNNWDLVDCSAHYIVGGYLLNRNRGPLYQLAKSTLLWDRRISMVVTWILIRENDLADVVKLAEIHLTDTHDLIHKAVGWMLREMGKKDQTLETQFLDKHYQNMPRTMLRYAIEKYPEKDRQAYLKGMR